A single genomic interval of Cydia strobilella chromosome 3, ilCydStro3.1, whole genome shotgun sequence harbors:
- the LOC134756155 gene encoding cytochrome P450 6k1-like, translating to MDSLYTVLAASVVIIAACVYVYCRRKLSYWTNRGVEQVHSTHWLFGDFKEGILFRSAPGWHLGTLYRRARRDAPFVGFYIFHKPCLLLRDPNVIKQILVKDFENFSDRNFAGRSQKDSIGMTNLFGIRNPAWRYLRQKISPTLRKSKLKQMLPHMLKTGESMVEYIKKERLTEPVLDAQELSYKYATDLIGRVALGTPTDSFKNPDAEFTQAVAEFFSGFKRMIALVSVFFMPELVDLVGTPLLFDSSFVRKVFWQAVEERERTGEERGDFIDTIVQLKNGPQNPVYEFSRENLVYQCGTFMSGFESSAITASFTLMELARHPVIQQRAREDIQQAVKEHGWTYEGLKAMKYLNQCVAEGVRLHPPVSTVDRSAKEDYKIPGTNIIIEKGTAVYVSLYGLQGDPKYFDNPDTYDPSRFDEGRPIPDAYIPFGAGPRMCVGLRAGQLHAKVVLSMILSQFEVQPKSDQQELDPRSALTAAAHGLPMEFKRIEKESIKTVGPGTL from the exons ATGGACTCGTTATACACCGTTTTGGCAGCGAGTGTTGTCATCATCGCAGCATGCGTTTACGTCTACTGCCGCCGAAAACTGTCCTACTGGACAAACCGCGGCGTAGAACAGGTGCATTCGACCCATTGGCTGTTCGGGGACTTTAAAGAAGGAATTCTGTTTCGCTCGGCCCCGGGATGGCACCTCGGGACGCTGTACCGCCGGGCCCGGAGAGACGCACCTTTCGTCGGCTTCTACATCTTCCACAAGCCTTGCCTCCTGCTCCGGGATCCAAACGTCATCAAGCAAATACTGGTCAAAGACTTCGAAAACTTCTCCGACAGAAATTTCGCTGGAAGATCCCAAAAGGACAGTATCGGGATGACGAATTTATTTGGGATTCGGAATCCCGCGTGGCGTTATTTGAGGCAGAAGATATCTCCGACTTTGAGGAAGTCAAAGCTGAAGCAGATGCTCCCGCATATGTTGAAGACGGGAGAGTCCATGGTGGAGTACATCAAGAAGGAGAGGCTGACGGAGCCCGTGCTGGACGCGCAGGAGCTGAGCTACAAGTACGCAACGGACCTGATCGGACGCGTGGCGCTCGGGACCCCGACGGACTCCTTCAAAAACCCCGACGCTGAGTTTACGCAGGCTG TGGCGGAGTTTTTCAGCGGCTTCAAGCGAATGATAGCGCTGGTGTCGGTCTTCTTCATGCCAGAACTGGTGGACCTGGTAGGCACCCCCCTCCTCTTCGACTCCAGCTTCGTGCGAAAGGTGTTCTGGCAGGCGGTGGAGGAGCGAGAGAGGACGGGGGAGGAGAGAGGAGACTTTATCGATACTATTGTGCAGCTGAAGAACGGGCCGCAGAATCCTGTATACG aattTTCCAGAGAAAACTTGGTGTACCAGTGCGGCACTTTCATGAGCGGGTTCGAATCAAGCGCGATCACGGCCTCCTTTACCCTCATGGAATTGGCACGACACCCGGTCATCCAGCAACGAGCCCGCGAGGACATCCAGCAGGCCGTCAAGGAGCACGGATGGACCTATGAAGG ATTGAAAGCGATGAAGTATCTAAACCAGTGCGTGGCTGAAGGCGTCAGGCTGCATCCTCCAGTGTCCACGGTCGACAGGTCGGCCAAAGAGGACTATAAG ATTCCTGGCACCAACATAATAATAGAGAAAGGAACTGCTGTCTACGTCTCGCTGTATGGACTGCAAGGAGACCCCAAGTACTTCGATAACCCGGACACATATGACCCAAGCCGCTTCGATGAAGGCAGGCCCATTCCTGATGCGTACATACCCTTCGGAGCTGGACCCAGAATGTGTGTCG GTTTGAGAGCCGGCCAACTTCACGCCAAGGTCGTGTTATCCATGATCCTGTCCCAGTTCGAAGTACAACCAAAATCTGACCAGCAGGAGCTTGATCCTCGGTCCGCCTTAACTGCGGCCGCGCACGGGCTGCCCATGGAGTTTAAGAGGATAGAGAAGGAATCCATCAAGACGGTCGGACCTGGAACGCTTTGA